The nucleotide sequence GCAGCGCGATGGCGGAAATGAAGAGATTCGACTTGCGCAATGGCAGGGAATCATGCTATACTGTGAGTGGCAAACGTGAGAATACTCAAAGCACACGAAGCACCCCCCAAGCTAGCTCCTTGGGGGGTGCTTCTATTCCCATGTCGCAGGCAGGTGCTGAGTCGTCCAAGAGACAAGCCCAAGGGGCGCAGGCGATTGGGAAACGACTCGTATGTGAAAACGTCCCGCAAATCAAACCCGAAGGGTGCAGATGCGCGGTTGACGTTGACCACTTTTAGCGCCTAGGCTCGTTGCCGTCGTCTCTCTCATCGAGCCATTTGCAGATGTGGTTGGCAACCACACCAGCCAAGACGGAGAGAATAAACGTCAGAATACTCATCAAGCACACCCCCTTCTATTGCCATATGTAGGGGCGGCAACGCATACAGTATAGCATAACTGAACAAATAGCGCTATGCTGTTAAAATGCAGTCTCACAGCATTTTGCTTTTGCAAGATGCTGAATTGACAGCGAAGCGCATGAAATGCTATGATAGATGAGGTTAAATAGCGTGCTGCGAAGGTCTGGCACGCTTTCTATGACAGGAGGAATCGCATCCATGATAGAACGCTATACGAATCCTGAAATGGGCAATATCTGGACGCTGCAGCATGAGTTTGAGACCATGCTCGAAGTCGAGATCGCGGCCTGCGAGGCCATGGCGGAACTCGGAGAGATCCCGCAGGAGGCTGCGGCGAACATCCGCGCCAAGGCGAAGTTCGACCTGCCGCGCGTCAAGGAGATCGAGAAGGTCACGAATCACGACATCATCGCCTTCCTCACGAACGTCGCCGAGTATGT is from Selenomonas sputigena ATCC 35185 and encodes:
- a CDS encoding nitrate reductase, encoding MSILTFILSVLAGVVANHICKWLDERDDGNEPRR